A stretch of DNA from Rhodopirellula bahusiensis:
ACTCGGGATCCAAACCCGGCGGGAACTTGCTGCGTCCAAATTTGACTTCTTCACCATGCAAACGTGCTTTGGCGATGTTCTTGGTCAGCGTGGCTTCCACCAGCGGACCAAATTCGCGAATTTCGAGGCTTTCGGCTGCGGATTCGAGGGCTTTGACGAGCGACTTTTGCGGGACCTCGGCCGATCGAAGCATGCCTGCCGTGCGTGTGATGTCGGCGGACTCAGGCAGTTCAGGAACTTTCAATTGGTCCCAGCGTTCCACGTCGGCTTGGCGCGCCAGGTTGTACGTGTTCTCAACCACATCGATCAATTCGCGAGCGATGTTGCGTTTGACATCGCCGCGGCTGAGCATGGAGATCAGCGTCTCGGTCTCCGCCGGTTGCAGGGATTCGATCAGGTTCCCAATCGCGACTTGTCGCAACCAGATTTCTTCGACCTCGTCGGTCAAACGCCAACCGGGCGGAAGGTCCAATTCGAACGGCAGTGCTCGGGCAAGCTGCGAGAACAGACTGTCCAGCGTGCAAATGCGCAGCCGGTGAATGTTTCTCAGCAAGCGATGAAACAGTTGCCCGCAGACGTGACGCGGCAAGCCTTCGATGCCGACTTGTTGTCGCAATTCCGCGATCGCTTTTTCGCTCGGATCGATCGCGGCTTTGCCGAGCGTGATCAAGACTCGCTCGAGAATCTCCCCGGCGGCTTTGCGAGTGAATGTGGTCGCGAGGATGGTTTCTGGTGGCGCACCGGTCAGCAGAATCTTCAGCAACCGAGCGGTCAGTTGGTAGGTCTTGCCCGTGCCCGCGGAGGCTCGGACCAAGGTTGGCTCGAACGCTTCCTGGAGCGTCGCCGGGGAATCAACGACAAAGTCCAATTCATCGGGAAGCGATTCGTCCTCGGGAAGGCGATCGTCATCATGAAGCATTTCGGCTTCTGAAGGACTGGCGTCCTCGTCGAAGAACGGGTTGTCGTCAAACAATGGGTGTTCGGATGGGTTGCTCATTCGAAGGCCTCCGTGTCGTCGTCCATGGGAATGAACACGCTCTCATTCATCAGCATTTCATAGTCGTCAAACTCGACGCCGTCGGGATTGGGCTCGAAGTGACACGCACGAATTTCGCGAACGCAGTGGTGGATCAATTCGTCTGCGGCGGCAAATTGTGCAGGGGTGAATTCGGCCAGGTTGATTTGCGTCTCCGTGTCTTTTTCGGCCACGTTGAAGTACCCCAGTTCAACATCCACCGGCTCGGCATCGATCCCGAGATCGGGAATGAAACGACGGTACAGCGGCAATTGCAAATCCACCCACTGAGTCGATCCATCGGGCAGTTTTTTGAGGTGTTTCTTTTCCGGTTTGTGACCGTGTGTTTTGTAGTCGAGAATCGCCCAACGCCCGGTTTCTGGGTGAAAGTCGATGCGGTCAAAACGCCCACGCAGGCCCGTGAACTGGCCGTCCAGTTCGATGCCCGTTGGCTTCTTGGGTTTGCCGGTGATGGGGTGGATCTTTTTCTCATCGACGGCGTCTTCCACCGCGTGAATTTGCCAGCCCGCAGAGGCACGTTCGGCTTGTCGAAGGGCGACCGTTTTCAGACGTCGTTGGGCTTGGCGAACTTGCAACTTCACCGTCGTGGAGGTGTTGTCGCCAAAGTGTTTTGCCGCGAATTTGTGCAGCTCTTCAATCAGGGCTTCTTCGATGCGTTTGGGATCGGTTTCGTTCTTGTAGTCGCTTCTTCCGAACTCTTCGAGTGCACCGTGGACAAGGTCGCCAAACTGGTTGGCCGCCAACTCCAACGGCGAATCATCCAGCGGTCGCAGCCTCAAAACATGGCGCAGGTAAAACCGGTAAGGACAAGCGAGGTAGGCAGAGAATGCGGTGACACTGAGCGTGTCGATTGTCCGGCCGGGTTCCGGTGGCGGGGGAGCGAAGAAGGCTTGGGAATCAACGCGGACCGCAGGAGGTGGCTGGATCGGTTCGATCTCGATCTTGGGTCGCGGAACCGTCAGCAAATCACAAACCCGCTTGGCGGCTTCTTCCGGCGTCGCCGCGGCGAGCAAACGCGACGGCGGTGTGGGTGATCCGTCGGCGGAGTGTGAACCGACGAGAAAACGCACCGTTTCGCGAGACGTCAGCAATTGCTGCATCGCATGCACGTCGCGAGCGTAGCGGCGATCGTTGGCGGATTGATGCAGTGTCGATCGCAGCGACTGCGGCAAGAACGGGTCGCCTGATTGGGCTTCGGGAACGAAGGGATGATTCAATCCGCAAACCACGAGGGCTGGTGAATCATCGAGAGCAAGGTCCAACCATCCCAGCAATTCAATTTCAGTCGGCGAGGGATCGTCGACCCAACGCACTTCGCTCATGCGTGACGCGAGCATCTCAACGGCGACGGAACCTTCGACCGGCTCATCGAGCGACGGACTGAGGTCGGCGAATCGGTGCAGCAATCGGAAGACGGCACGCAGGGCTTGCTGGGTTCTGGAAATTGAAGCGTTAGGCTCCGTTTCTTCCGACTCTTCGGCGGCATCGGGATCCACCGGCAGAAGCGACTGAGCGTTTTCGCCATGCAACTCGAGCAAGATTGCTTGAAGCGTTTCGCTCCATTGCCGAATCGGCTGTGGTTCGGTGTTTTCAATCAGCGGCGACAACCAGTGATCCAAAACGTCGCGAATTTGGTTGGCGGTTTTGGTTTGCTGGACTTCCTCAGGAAGGGGCTCGTCGACTGACTGGGGAAAGGCGGACGAGAGAAGTTGATCGAGCTCTCGCAACCACATTTCCGATTCGGGATGGTCAGGGCAACGCTCACTGACATACCGAGTCACGTCGGCGTGACGGACGAGTGCCGCCAGCGAACGCCAAGTCCGTCGTTGCAGATAGGTGACAATCAAGTGCATCAATCGTCCGACGGCGGTTTGACCGACGCGGTGTCCCAAATGGCGATGCGTCGCGACGCCCAACAAGTCACAGCGGTTCTCAATCGGTTCGACTTGCGATTCGTCGGTGACGCCGATCGTGATTTGGTCGATGCGGTATTTCTGGCCCAGTTCCGACAGCGTTTCCATCACCGCAGCGGTCTGATCCGAGATGTCCCCGGTGGGAATCAGTTGGCCGTCTTGCAAAGGCAAGCAATGAGATTGCCAGCGTCCGGCGTTCAAGTTTCCAAACGAATCGAATCGTTTCGCGTGGGTGTCGGGAGCTGCCACCAAAGCCGTGATCGCAGCCGAGTTCTTGGACGATTCGACTTGGCCCAACATCGAGACCAGCAGTTTGGAAATGTCGGTGGTCCCGATCAGCACCAGCGGCCGAGTCGCGCGGCAAGCGTTGTTGCGAATCGCGTCAAGTTGGGCTTCGTTGGGATCGGCTTTTCCCGCCGCGGCGAGTTCCGCCAAGTAAGCCTTCATCAAGTCGACGAAGAATTGCCAACGACGACGCTCGCCGGCTGAGTCGCACATTGCCAAGACGTCGGCGTAGGTCAGGCCTTCGGCCGCGATGGAATTGTGCAGCCGCCGCATCGTGCCACCCAGTTCCAACCAAGCGTCGGCGGCATCGGG
This window harbors:
- a CDS encoding PD-(D/E)XK nuclease family protein yields the protein MTQTIFLGWNQPLLVSSLQWLKETNGPKTRTKGDWDLSHLDLVFPSRRAIDRMKELLQAEAIAAKRTVDLPRMLTVGDLPSRLYESDAAALDFEQTLAWARVLAAANQDDLSVLISTPPAPDAADAWLELGGTMRRLHNSIAAEGLTYADVLAMCDSAGERRRWQFFVDLMKAYLAELAAAGKADPNEAQLDAIRNNACRATRPLVLIGTTDISKLLVSMLGQVESSKNSAAITALVAAPDTHAKRFDSFGNLNAGRWQSHCLPLQDGQLIPTGDISDQTAAVMETLSELGQKYRIDQITIGVTDESQVEPIENRCDLLGVATHRHLGHRVGQTAVGRLMHLIVTYLQRRTWRSLAALVRHADVTRYVSERCPDHPESEMWLRELDQLLSSAFPQSVDEPLPEEVQQTKTANQIRDVLDHWLSPLIENTEPQPIRQWSETLQAILLELHGENAQSLLPVDPDAAEESEETEPNASISRTQQALRAVFRLLHRFADLSPSLDEPVEGSVAVEMLASRMSEVRWVDDPSPTEIELLGWLDLALDDSPALVVCGLNHPFVPEAQSGDPFLPQSLRSTLHQSANDRRYARDVHAMQQLLTSRETVRFLVGSHSADGSPTPPSRLLAAATPEEAAKRVCDLLTVPRPKIEIEPIQPPPAVRVDSQAFFAPPPPEPGRTIDTLSVTAFSAYLACPYRFYLRHVLRLRPLDDSPLELAANQFGDLVHGALEEFGRSDYKNETDPKRIEEALIEELHKFAAKHFGDNTSTTVKLQVRQAQRRLKTVALRQAERASAGWQIHAVEDAVDEKKIHPITGKPKKPTGIELDGQFTGLRGRFDRIDFHPETGRWAILDYKTHGHKPEKKHLKKLPDGSTQWVDLQLPLYRRFIPDLGIDAEPVDVELGYFNVAEKDTETQINLAEFTPAQFAAADELIHHCVREIRACHFEPNPDGVEFDDYEMLMNESVFIPMDDDTEAFE